Proteins co-encoded in one Flavobacterium fluviale genomic window:
- a CDS encoding alpha-L-fucosidase, which translates to MKRGIFIIALLFSAQIFAQAIYEDERYVPETDPAVLKNLDEWQGKKFGLLMHWGTYSQWGIVESWSICPEDYGWCERKKGSNPSNYNDYIKDYEGLRKTFNPVKFDPEKWAKAAKYAGMKYMVFTTKHHDGFNMYDTKYSDYKITSKDVPFHTNPKADVLKEIFNSFRGEGISTGAYFSKPDWHNENYWDPYFPPFDRNVNYDPSLYPEKWQKYVDFTHNQILEILTNYGKVDILWLDGGWVRKRDQVNIKENYDEKFTENESKNGFIKHRVVDQDPKMDELVVKARQKQPGLIVVDRAVHGKNQNYLTPEGRVPAKTLPYPWESCIPAGGGWSYSPGATYMTGRQGIHMLVDIVAKGGNLLLNIAPSPEGEWDKGAYDLLQAYGDWMKVNSTAIYNTKPIEPYKEENICFTQNKAGNVFAFYLAKDGEDKIPAAVTVKSISPKKGTKITMLGSKTSLKWTKEGNGFKVIIPESLRNNLPAKEAWTLKIEAINR; encoded by the coding sequence ATGAAAAGAGGAATATTCATTATCGCCCTTTTATTTTCAGCTCAGATATTCGCGCAGGCGATATATGAAGATGAAAGATACGTACCAGAAACAGATCCGGCAGTATTAAAAAACTTAGACGAATGGCAAGGCAAAAAATTTGGTCTGCTAATGCACTGGGGAACTTACAGCCAATGGGGTATTGTAGAATCTTGGTCTATTTGTCCTGAAGATTACGGATGGTGTGAACGTAAAAAAGGAAGTAATCCATCTAATTATAATGATTATATAAAAGATTACGAAGGGTTGAGAAAAACATTTAATCCAGTAAAATTCGATCCAGAAAAATGGGCAAAAGCAGCGAAATATGCTGGGATGAAATACATGGTATTCACTACAAAACACCATGACGGATTTAATATGTATGATACTAAATATTCTGATTATAAGATAACTAGTAAAGATGTTCCTTTCCATACAAATCCAAAAGCAGATGTTTTAAAAGAGATTTTCAACTCATTTAGAGGCGAAGGTATTTCTACAGGAGCTTATTTCTCAAAGCCAGATTGGCATAATGAAAACTACTGGGATCCTTATTTTCCGCCATTCGACAGAAACGTAAACTACGATCCGTCTTTATACCCAGAAAAATGGCAGAAATATGTTGACTTTACACATAACCAGATTTTAGAAATTTTGACTAATTATGGTAAAGTTGATATTCTTTGGTTAGATGGAGGATGGGTTCGTAAAAGAGACCAAGTTAACATCAAAGAAAACTACGATGAAAAGTTTACAGAAAACGAATCTAAAAACGGTTTCATCAAACACAGAGTGGTAGATCAAGATCCAAAAATGGACGAATTGGTTGTAAAAGCACGTCAGAAACAACCAGGTTTGATCGTTGTAGATAGAGCGGTTCATGGTAAAAACCAAAACTACTTAACTCCAGAAGGACGTGTTCCTGCTAAGACTTTGCCTTATCCTTGGGAATCTTGTATTCCTGCAGGCGGTGGATGGTCTTATTCTCCAGGTGCTACTTACATGACTGGAAGACAAGGTATTCACATGTTAGTTGACATTGTAGCAAAAGGCGGAAACTTATTATTAAACATTGCGCCAAGTCCAGAAGGAGAATGGGATAAAGGGGCGTACGATTTATTGCAGGCTTACGGTGATTGGATGAAAGTAAACAGTACAGCGATTTACAATACAAAACCAATCGAGCCTTACAAAGAAGAAAACATCTGTTTTACACAAAATAAAGCGGGTAATGTATTCGCATTTTATTTAGCTAAAGACGGAGAAGACAAAATTCCAGCAGCAGTGACAGTAAAATCTATCAGTCCTAAAAAAGGAACAAAAATTACCATGTTAGGTTCTAAAACTTCTTTAAAATGGACAAAAGAAGGAAACGGATTTAAGGTAATTATTCCAGAAAGTTTAAGAAATAACCTTCCAGCAAAAGAAGCTTGGACTTTAAAAATCGAAGCTATTAATCGATAA
- a CDS encoding GH92 family glycosyl hydrolase translates to MLLNNRNKIKTACIFYMLFFSITIFAQEPADFVNPFIGTSNFGAAFPGPIAPRGMASISPFNVAGVKGTPMEKDSQWLSNPYVNENTFLTGFSQVNLSGVGCPELGVILLMPTTGAVEIDHLKYGSTYSNEVAKAAYYSVNIDKYKVKGEFTASKRVGVSRFTFPKGQSNILLNLGLGLTNEEGAMVKVVSSTEIEGMRSVGSFCYNSPEEAYPVYFVAQFSKPADKFGVWKKPAKYNGVEAQWMGYNGKARIMENTIKTVVGDSIGSYFTYKFEKEETVEVKIGISYVSIENARENLAKEVGNRSFDAIYKETYNEWNEELSKILVEGGSKDDNTIFYTALYHTLIHPNILNDINGEYPVIKRTKIGKTDGTRYTTFSLWDTYRNVHQLMSLVYPKQQSDMVKSMLSMFDENGWLPKWELNSTETFTMVGDPASIVITDTYLRGIRDYDINKAYYAMLKGANNIENNPLRPGLKDYIKKGYLTTDNKGPVSTTQEYNISDYSISLMANEFGDKDNVKRFKERSLSYRKLFDKNLNLLRPRTADGKWYEPFDPASGANFEENVGFIEGNAWQYAFMVPHDINGLKKLMGGDQAFSAQLQKIFDIKQFDMANEPDIANPYLFNYVKGEEYKAQEMVKKLVREYFKNEPKGLPGNDDTGTMSAWLVYSMMGIYPISPGDPIYTITAPMFHRVTIKLDPRYYKKESIVIERQINNDGKINSIELNGKTLNSFFISHDDFVNGTKLKVIQN, encoded by the coding sequence ATGCTTTTAAATAACAGAAATAAAATTAAGACAGCATGTATTTTTTACATGCTGTTTTTTAGCATAACCATTTTTGCACAAGAGCCTGCCGATTTTGTAAATCCATTTATTGGAACTTCAAATTTTGGAGCAGCATTTCCAGGACCAATTGCACCACGCGGCATGGCCAGTATTAGTCCGTTTAATGTGGCGGGAGTAAAAGGTACACCGATGGAAAAAGACAGTCAATGGCTTTCGAATCCGTATGTGAACGAGAATACCTTTTTGACAGGATTTAGTCAAGTGAATTTAAGCGGTGTTGGCTGTCCAGAATTGGGCGTTATTTTATTGATGCCAACGACTGGAGCAGTAGAAATCGATCATTTAAAATACGGTTCGACTTATTCTAATGAAGTGGCAAAAGCAGCATATTACAGCGTAAACATCGACAAGTATAAAGTAAAAGGAGAGTTTACAGCTTCAAAACGAGTGGGAGTAAGCAGATTCACTTTCCCGAAAGGGCAATCTAATATTTTATTAAATCTTGGATTGGGATTAACAAACGAAGAAGGTGCAATGGTAAAAGTAGTTTCTTCGACAGAAATTGAAGGAATGCGATCTGTTGGATCCTTTTGTTACAACAGTCCAGAAGAAGCCTATCCAGTTTATTTCGTAGCTCAATTTTCTAAGCCAGCCGATAAATTTGGCGTTTGGAAAAAACCTGCCAAATACAACGGTGTTGAAGCACAATGGATGGGTTACAATGGAAAAGCTAGAATAATGGAGAATACAATCAAAACCGTTGTGGGTGATAGTATTGGAAGTTATTTTACTTATAAATTCGAAAAAGAAGAAACAGTTGAAGTGAAGATCGGAATTTCGTACGTAAGTATCGAAAATGCCCGTGAAAACTTAGCAAAAGAAGTAGGTAACAGATCTTTTGACGCAATTTACAAAGAAACCTACAACGAATGGAATGAAGAACTTTCTAAAATTTTAGTTGAAGGCGGTTCAAAAGATGATAATACGATTTTCTACACGGCTTTGTACCACACTTTAATTCATCCCAATATTTTAAATGATATTAACGGAGAATATCCAGTAATCAAAAGAACTAAAATTGGTAAAACCGATGGTACTCGTTATACTACATTTTCATTGTGGGATACCTACAGAAATGTACATCAGTTGATGTCTTTGGTTTATCCAAAACAGCAATCTGATATGGTAAAAAGCATGTTGAGCATGTTTGATGAAAACGGCTGGTTACCCAAGTGGGAATTGAATTCCACCGAAACTTTTACCATGGTTGGAGATCCAGCAAGTATTGTCATTACCGATACTTACCTGAGAGGAATTCGCGATTATGATATTAATAAAGCCTATTATGCGATGTTGAAAGGCGCAAATAATATTGAAAATAATCCGCTTCGACCTGGATTGAAAGATTATATCAAAAAAGGCTATTTAACAACCGACAATAAAGGTCCAGTTTCTACAACTCAGGAATACAATATTTCAGATTATTCTATTTCGCTTATGGCCAACGAATTCGGAGACAAAGACAATGTAAAACGTTTTAAAGAGCGTTCATTATCCTATAGAAAATTATTTGATAAAAACTTAAATCTGCTTCGACCAAGAACTGCTGACGGAAAATGGTATGAACCATTTGATCCTGCTTCTGGAGCTAATTTTGAAGAAAATGTTGGCTTTATCGAAGGAAACGCTTGGCAATATGCATTTATGGTTCCCCACGATATTAATGGATTAAAGAAATTAATGGGAGGCGATCAAGCTTTTTCGGCGCAATTACAGAAAATCTTTGATATCAAACAATTTGATATGGCAAACGAACCAGATATTGCCAATCCGTATTTGTTTAATTATGTGAAAGGTGAGGAGTATAAAGCTCAGGAAATGGTAAAGAAATTGGTTCGCGAATATTTCAAAAATGAACCAAAAGGATTACCAGGAAATGACGATACCGGAACCATGTCGGCTTGGCTGGTTTATTCGATGATGGGAATTTATCCAATATCGCCGGGAGATCCAATTTACACCATTACCGCGCCAATGTTTCATAGAGTGACGATAAAATTAGATCCAAGATATTATAAAAAAGAAAGCATTGTAATTGAAAGACAAATCAATAATGATGGAAAAATCAATTCGATTGAGCTAAACGGAAAAACACTTAACAGCTTTTTTATTTCGCACGATGATTTTGTGAATGGAACAAAGCTTAAAGTGATTCAAAACTAA
- a CDS encoding glycoside hydrolase family 3 protein encodes MLQLRMKRTAIIFVMAVGFFNQTHAQKKYPYQNAQTPVEDRVQDLLSRMTLEEKVRQMDMYRGDYFKDKEDFAKSKSAEKIGKLGIGAIHDLYPRSAKMINDLQTNVIKGNRWGIPALIMCEMLHGYLDEGSTAFPMNIGLGATWDVNVMDKVGKVIGMEARAHGVHFGFGPNLDLGREPRWGRVAETFGEDAFLNSEIGLAFIKGLQGDDLKSDRSIIAEPKHFAVHGIPQAGGNSSPILVGERSAREDHLPSFQKAFTKGGALGTMCAYSELDGIPCAANHWLLTDVLRKEWGFKGIVVSDLGAIKYIQTTHKVADSPKDAIREAVSSGVDMQFYDFSNEFWQNTIIELVNEKKLTMENIDRAAGGVLRLKFLLGLFENPYTDKNLIKERFHTKENQAVALEAAQKSMILLKNDNNILPLSKSIKNIAVIGPNANASRMGGYAPKNSVGTTVFEGIQQIVGKTANVVYEEGVPLIVKGQIIPSKYLFTPDEAQNGLKGEYFNNRNLEGAPALTRIDSQLEFDWPWAPGDGVNVDDFSIRWTGFLKSDQALDGWLGLSSDDGIRMYIDDQLVIDNWSKGATSMVTVPKNIEKGKKYKVRIEMWEGGWGARAHFRWNLEKVNLQPAIEAAKKADVAIVVLGESNELVEENRDVASLDLFGIQQQLIEEIQKTGTPVVCVLLNGRPLSTNWIAENIPAVIEGWFPGEFGGRAVADVLFGDYNPAGRLPITVPKSVGQLPIYYNQKPSAIHKYVAESEHPLYSFGFGLSYTKFEYSNLKISAAEIKPNGELKVSVDVKNTGDRDGDEVVQLYINDVYSSVTTPEKTLKGFKRLNIKKGEIKNVEFTLTPDELSIWNREMKSVVEPGDFEVMVGGNSTDLLKTKFKVSN; translated from the coding sequence ATGTTACAATTAAGAATGAAAAGGACAGCCATTATTTTTGTAATGGCTGTGGGTTTTTTTAACCAAACCCATGCCCAGAAAAAGTATCCTTACCAAAATGCCCAAACACCTGTTGAAGACAGAGTACAAGACTTGTTAAGCCGTATGACACTTGAAGAAAAAGTACGTCAGATGGATATGTATAGAGGAGATTATTTTAAAGATAAAGAAGATTTCGCAAAATCTAAATCGGCAGAAAAAATTGGAAAATTAGGAATTGGAGCTATTCATGATCTTTATCCGCGTTCGGCGAAAATGATCAATGATTTGCAAACCAATGTAATCAAAGGAAACCGTTGGGGAATTCCTGCGCTGATTATGTGCGAAATGCTTCATGGTTACTTAGATGAAGGAAGTACGGCTTTCCCAATGAACATAGGACTTGGAGCGACTTGGGATGTTAATGTTATGGATAAAGTTGGAAAAGTAATTGGTATGGAAGCCAGAGCGCATGGAGTTCATTTTGGTTTTGGTCCAAACTTAGATTTAGGACGCGAACCAAGATGGGGACGTGTTGCTGAAACTTTTGGAGAAGATGCGTTCTTGAACAGTGAAATTGGTTTGGCATTCATAAAAGGTTTACAGGGAGACGATTTAAAATCAGATCGTTCTATTATTGCAGAGCCTAAACACTTTGCGGTTCATGGTATTCCGCAGGCGGGAGGAAATTCTTCGCCAATTTTAGTTGGAGAACGTTCAGCTCGTGAAGACCATTTACCATCTTTTCAAAAAGCATTTACAAAAGGCGGTGCGTTAGGAACTATGTGTGCGTATTCTGAATTAGACGGAATTCCTTGTGCCGCAAATCATTGGTTATTGACAGATGTTTTAAGAAAAGAATGGGGATTTAAAGGAATTGTTGTTTCAGATTTAGGAGCCATTAAATATATCCAAACGACTCACAAAGTTGCTGATTCTCCAAAAGATGCTATTAGAGAAGCGGTTTCATCTGGTGTTGATATGCAGTTTTATGATTTTAGTAATGAATTTTGGCAGAATACCATTATTGAATTGGTAAATGAAAAGAAATTGACAATGGAAAATATCGACCGTGCTGCGGGAGGAGTTTTACGTTTGAAATTTTTATTGGGATTATTTGAAAATCCGTACACAGATAAAAATCTGATTAAAGAGCGTTTTCATACTAAAGAAAATCAAGCTGTTGCTTTGGAAGCTGCTCAAAAATCAATGATTTTGCTGAAAAATGATAATAATATTTTGCCGTTGAGTAAAAGTATTAAAAACATTGCCGTTATAGGACCAAATGCAAACGCTTCAAGAATGGGAGGTTATGCTCCTAAAAATAGTGTTGGAACAACAGTTTTTGAAGGTATACAGCAAATTGTTGGAAAAACTGCCAATGTAGTTTACGAAGAAGGTGTTCCTTTAATTGTAAAAGGACAAATTATTCCATCTAAATATTTGTTTACTCCAGATGAGGCTCAAAACGGATTAAAAGGAGAATATTTCAATAACAGAAATCTAGAAGGAGCTCCAGCATTGACTCGTATCGACAGTCAATTAGAGTTTGACTGGCCTTGGGCGCCTGGAGACGGTGTTAATGTGGATGATTTTTCTATCAGATGGACAGGATTCTTAAAATCAGATCAAGCACTTGACGGATGGTTAGGTTTAAGTTCTGATGACGGAATTAGAATGTATATCGATGACCAATTGGTAATTGACAACTGGTCAAAAGGGGCAACAAGCATGGTGACGGTTCCAAAAAATATAGAAAAAGGTAAAAAATACAAAGTCCGCATTGAAATGTGGGAAGGTGGCTGGGGTGCCAGAGCGCATTTCCGTTGGAATTTAGAAAAAGTAAACTTACAGCCGGCAATCGAAGCTGCTAAAAAAGCAGATGTTGCTATTGTAGTTTTAGGAGAATCAAACGAGTTAGTAGAAGAAAACAGAGACGTTGCTTCTTTAGACTTATTTGGAATCCAACAGCAATTGATTGAAGAGATTCAAAAAACGGGAACACCTGTAGTTTGTGTATTATTAAACGGTCGTCCGCTTTCTACAAATTGGATTGCAGAAAATATTCCAGCAGTTATTGAAGGATGGTTCCCAGGAGAGTTTGGAGGAAGAGCTGTAGCAGATGTTTTATTTGGAGATTACAATCCAGCTGGAAGATTGCCAATAACAGTTCCAAAGTCGGTTGGGCAGTTACCTATATATTATAACCAAAAACCATCTGCGATACATAAATATGTAGCAGAAAGCGAACATCCTTTATATTCATTCGGTTTTGGATTGAGTTATACGAAGTTTGAATATTCAAATCTTAAAATCAGCGCAGCTGAAATTAAACCAAACGGAGAATTGAAAGTTTCTGTTGATGTTAAAAACACTGGAGATAGAGATGGAGATGAAGTGGTACAATTATATATTAATGATGTTTACAGCTCTGTTACCACTCCTGAAAAAACGCTAAAAGGATTCAAAAGATTGAATATTAAAAAAGGAGAAATAAAAAATGTTGAATTTACACTTAC
- a CDS encoding beta-N-acetylhexosaminidase, which yields MKKLLFLLTLITSIFSAHAQKVYTESDINIIPKPSQTLIKTGVFEFTKDTKFVVNGDFQRDAANALASKFEVAAGWKPETTTKAPVSNFVQFKVDPNLKNEAYVLDVNPTSIVISAKGNVGFLYGLESVRQLLPEAIESKYAITSAKWQIPSLTINDEPRFKWRGLMLDLSRHFFDKNYILATIDRLAMHKMNVLHLHLVDDQGWRIEIKKYPKLTEVGAWRVDQENTSWNARLTTNPDEKGTYGGFFTQDELREIVKYASTKGIEIIPEIEMPAHVSSAIAAYPELACFNQRIGVPSGGVWPLTDIYCAGKETTFEFLQNVIDEVITIFPSKYIHIGGDEATKTNWAKCPHCQKRIKDEKLKDVNELQSYFVKRMEKYINSKGKRVIGWDEILEGGLAPDATVMSWRGMKGGIEAADQGHDVIMTPESPCYFNFYQGPQNEEPLAFDAYNPLSEVYKFDPVVSTMTPQEAAHVLGGQANLWAEHLALPKDSEYMIFPRLAALSETLWSPKEKRNWNDFTTRLFSLLKRYDYLGINYAKSAYLVTASSTADLANKQIKVELKNEFPNPDIRYVLGNQTIDHHAIKYTSPIAIKETTVLKASLFQDEKPVGKTYTDTIVFHKAFSKKVKYLTPYNSNYKGDANTMVNTIRGSKNFHDGQWQAWLVNDMELVIDLEKVESIEQVKVGALESQGAGVNFPIQVKVLISTDGVKYTQVGKIMRPYAVNAVPELKDFQINFQKQNARFVKVIAGNLKKSPKGESSWLFVDEILID from the coding sequence ATGAAAAAATTATTATTCCTATTAACCCTAATCACTTCAATTTTCTCGGCTCATGCGCAGAAAGTTTATACAGAAAGTGATATTAACATTATTCCGAAACCGAGTCAGACTCTTATTAAAACTGGTGTTTTTGAATTTACAAAAGATACCAAGTTTGTAGTAAACGGCGATTTCCAAAGAGATGCAGCAAATGCTTTAGCTTCTAAATTTGAAGTGGCTGCGGGATGGAAACCAGAAACGACAACTAAAGCTCCGGTAAGCAATTTTGTGCAGTTTAAAGTAGATCCTAATTTAAAAAATGAAGCATACGTTTTAGATGTAAATCCGACGAGTATTGTTATTTCTGCAAAAGGAAATGTTGGTTTTCTATATGGATTAGAAAGTGTTAGACAATTACTTCCTGAAGCGATTGAAAGCAAATATGCAATCACTTCTGCAAAGTGGCAGATTCCAAGCTTAACGATTAACGACGAACCACGTTTTAAATGGAGAGGTTTAATGTTGGATTTATCACGTCATTTCTTCGATAAAAATTACATTTTGGCAACAATCGATCGTTTGGCGATGCACAAAATGAACGTTTTACATTTGCATTTGGTTGATGATCAAGGCTGGAGAATTGAAATTAAAAAATATCCAAAACTAACTGAAGTTGGAGCTTGGAGAGTTGATCAAGAAAACACTAGCTGGAATGCGAGATTAACAACAAATCCTGACGAGAAAGGAACGTACGGAGGCTTCTTTACACAAGATGAATTAAGAGAAATTGTAAAATATGCTTCGACAAAAGGAATTGAAATTATTCCTGAAATCGAAATGCCGGCGCACGTAAGCAGTGCCATTGCAGCTTATCCTGAATTGGCTTGCTTTAATCAGAGAATTGGTGTTCCGTCAGGCGGAGTTTGGCCTTTGACTGATATCTATTGTGCAGGAAAAGAAACTACATTTGAATTTTTGCAAAATGTAATTGATGAAGTAATCACGATTTTCCCTTCAAAATATATTCACATTGGTGGCGATGAGGCGACGAAAACCAATTGGGCTAAATGTCCGCATTGCCAAAAAAGAATCAAAGACGAGAAATTAAAAGATGTCAACGAATTACAAAGCTACTTTGTAAAACGTATGGAAAAATACATCAACTCAAAAGGTAAAAGAGTTATCGGATGGGATGAAATTTTAGAAGGCGGTTTGGCTCCAGATGCAACGGTAATGAGCTGGAGAGGAATGAAAGGCGGAATCGAAGCGGCAGATCAAGGTCATGACGTAATTATGACACCAGAATCTCCTTGTTATTTCAACTTTTATCAAGGTCCGCAAAACGAAGAACCTTTAGCTTTTGACGCTTATAATCCGTTAAGTGAAGTGTACAAATTTGATCCTGTAGTTTCAACAATGACACCTCAGGAAGCAGCACATGTTTTAGGAGGACAAGCAAATTTGTGGGCAGAACATTTAGCGCTGCCAAAAGATTCCGAATACATGATTTTCCCAAGATTAGCGGCGTTATCAGAAACTTTATGGAGCCCGAAAGAGAAACGCAATTGGAATGATTTTACAACGAGATTATTCTCTTTATTAAAACGTTACGATTATTTAGGAATTAATTATGCGAAAAGTGCTTATTTGGTAACGGCTTCTTCTACAGCAGATTTAGCTAATAAACAAATCAAAGTTGAATTAAAAAACGAGTTTCCTAATCCAGACATTCGTTATGTTTTAGGAAACCAGACCATTGATCACCATGCTATAAAATATACAAGCCCAATTGCAATAAAAGAAACAACGGTTTTAAAAGCTTCTTTATTCCAAGATGAAAAGCCAGTTGGAAAAACATATACAGATACGATTGTTTTCCATAAAGCATTTTCGAAAAAAGTGAAATACTTGACCCCTTACAATTCGAATTATAAAGGCGATGCCAATACAATGGTAAACACGATCAGAGGAAGTAAAAATTTCCATGACGGACAATGGCAGGCTTGGTTAGTTAACGATATGGAATTGGTTATCGACTTAGAAAAAGTAGAAAGTATCGAGCAAGTAAAAGTTGGCGCTTTAGAAAGTCAAGGAGCAGGAGTTAATTTCCCAATTCAAGTGAAAGTGTTGATTTCTACAGATGGAGTTAAATACACTCAGGTAGGGAAAATTATGCGTCCTTATGCGGTAAATGCTGTTCCAGAATTGAAAGATTTCCAAATCAATTTCCAAAAACAAAATGCACGTTTTGTGAAAGTTATTGCAGGCAACTTAAAGAAAAGTCCAAAAGGAGAAAGCTCTTGGTTGTTTGTCGATGAAATTTTAATTGATTAA
- a CDS encoding glycoside hydrolase family 35 protein, with product MKKVLFKIGILLICLMPFFTKAQTKGFSISKGEFQQDGKIIKIHSGEMHYARIPKEYWRHRLQMLKAMGMNTVATYVFWNYHEVAPGIWDFKTGNRDLSEFLRIAKSEGLYVILRPGPYACGEWEFGGYPWWLQNNPDLVIRTNNKAFLNACKTYIEHLYGEVKGHFANQGGPIIMVQAENEFGSYVSQRTDISADDHKAYKTAIYNILKQTGFPEPFFTSDGAWLFEGGMVEGALPTANGESNIDNLKKQVDKYHNGQGPYMVAEFYSGWLDHWAEPFIKIGSEEIASQTKKYLDAGVSFNYYMVHGGTNFGFTSGANYNEEMDIQPDITSYDYDAPISEAGWATPKYMAIREVMQKYSKTKLASIPAKIPVAKYPNQAIKSSMDVLSWIKKEKPVVNDQPLTFEKLGQGHGYVLYRKRFTQPISGKLKIEGLRDFATVYVNGVKAGELNRVFKNYELTVTIPFNGILEILVENMGRINYGAEIVHNTKGIITPVFLNEFEISGGWEMYKMPMNEVPAVKNETVKPGRPVLYESIVNIDKPADTFLDMTGWGKGIVFVNGHNLGRYWKVGPQQTLYVPGCWLKAGENKIVVLEQLNENSKTELTFTDQPILEKLN from the coding sequence ATGAAGAAGGTACTATTTAAGATCGGGATATTATTGATTTGCTTGATGCCGTTTTTTACTAAGGCACAAACCAAAGGATTTTCTATATCTAAGGGAGAATTTCAGCAGGACGGGAAAATAATTAAAATACATTCGGGAGAAATGCACTATGCACGTATTCCTAAAGAGTATTGGAGACATAGATTGCAAATGCTTAAAGCTATGGGAATGAATACCGTGGCTACTTATGTATTTTGGAATTATCACGAAGTAGCACCAGGTATATGGGATTTTAAAACAGGAAATAGAGATCTGTCAGAATTTTTACGTATTGCTAAAAGTGAAGGATTATATGTAATTCTTAGACCAGGTCCGTATGCATGTGGCGAATGGGAATTTGGAGGATACCCTTGGTGGCTGCAAAATAATCCAGATTTAGTAATTCGTACCAATAACAAAGCATTTTTAAACGCTTGTAAAACGTATATAGAACATTTGTATGGAGAGGTGAAAGGACATTTTGCTAATCAAGGAGGACCCATTATTATGGTTCAGGCCGAAAATGAATTTGGGTCTTATGTTTCTCAAAGAACCGATATTAGTGCTGATGATCATAAAGCCTACAAAACTGCAATTTACAATATACTTAAACAAACAGGATTCCCAGAGCCTTTTTTTACTTCTGACGGTGCTTGGTTGTTTGAAGGTGGTATGGTAGAGGGCGCGTTACCGACTGCAAATGGGGAATCAAATATAGATAATTTAAAAAAACAGGTTGATAAATACCATAACGGACAAGGGCCTTACATGGTCGCAGAGTTTTATTCTGGCTGGTTGGATCATTGGGCAGAACCATTTATTAAAATTGGATCTGAGGAGATTGCAAGTCAAACTAAAAAGTACCTTGATGCAGGTGTTTCTTTTAATTATTATATGGTACACGGCGGTACTAATTTTGGATTTACCTCTGGGGCAAATTATAATGAAGAAATGGATATTCAGCCAGATATTACAAGCTATGATTATGATGCTCCTATTAGCGAAGCAGGTTGGGCAACACCAAAATATATGGCTATACGTGAAGTAATGCAAAAGTATTCTAAAACAAAATTAGCCTCAATTCCAGCCAAAATACCCGTTGCAAAATATCCTAATCAGGCTATCAAATCAAGCATGGATGTTTTAAGTTGGATAAAAAAAGAAAAACCAGTTGTAAATGACCAGCCTTTAACATTTGAAAAATTAGGTCAAGGACATGGATATGTTTTGTATCGAAAAAGATTTACGCAGCCCATTTCTGGTAAATTAAAAATTGAAGGATTGAGAGACTTTGCTACAGTTTATGTAAACGGTGTTAAAGCAGGTGAGTTGAATAGAGTTTTCAAAAACTACGAGTTGACAGTTACCATTCCTTTTAACGGTATTTTAGAAATTCTAGTTGAAAATATGGGTCGCATTAACTACGGCGCCGAAATCGTACATAATACTAAAGGAATTATTACTCCAGTATTTTTAAATGAATTTGAAATTAGCGGCGGATGGGAAATGTATAAAATGCCAATGAATGAAGTTCCAGCTGTTAAAAACGAAACGGTAAAACCAGGGCGCCCAGTTTTATATGAATCTATTGTAAACATAGACAAACCTGCCGATACTTTTCTGGATATGACAGGTTGGGGAAAAGGAATTGTATTTGTTAACGGACACAATCTTGGACGTTACTGGAAAGTTGGACCACAGCAAACGCTTTATGTACCAGGTTGTTGGTTGAAAGCAGGCGAGAATAAGATTGTTGTATTGGAGCAGCTTAACGAAAACAGTAAAACAGAATTGACTTTTACAGATCAGCCTATACTTGAAAAATTAAATTAG